Proteins encoded in a region of the Bacteroidota bacterium genome:
- a CDS encoding cytochrome c, which translates to MTTRPTTFLLLAAVLLGSVVLSGCRGWRSEKTPIHPNLNMDFTQRFEEQEANPFFADGAAMRQPVEGTIARGYLRTSDNAPYYYGLNQDGSFVETSPLAINAEVLERGQERYNVYCTPCHGQAGDGAGIIMKGNGGQGYGYTPAPTYHDARLRGIEDGYLYSVITNGVRSMAGYAHQISPADRWAIVSYIRALQLSQYASAEDVPVPVRERLATYNPNVNPSN; encoded by the coding sequence ATGACGACCCGACCGACAACCTTCCTCTTGCTCGCTGCGGTGCTGCTCGGCAGCGTCGTGCTCAGCGGCTGCCGGGGGTGGCGCTCTGAAAAGACGCCGATCCACCCTAACCTGAACATGGACTTCACGCAGCGCTTCGAGGAGCAGGAGGCCAATCCCTTCTTCGCCGACGGCGCGGCGATGCGCCAGCCCGTCGAGGGCACGATCGCCCGCGGCTACCTCCGCACGAGCGATAACGCGCCCTACTACTACGGCCTCAACCAGGACGGCTCCTTCGTGGAGACGAGCCCGCTTGCCATTAACGCGGAGGTGCTGGAGCGGGGGCAAGAGCGCTACAACGTCTACTGCACGCCCTGCCACGGACAAGCGGGCGACGGCGCCGGCATCATCATGAAGGGCAACGGCGGCCAGGGCTATGGCTACACGCCCGCCCCGACCTACCACGACGCCCGCCTGCGCGGCATCGAGGACGGTTACCTCTACAGCGTCATCACCAACGGCGTCCGCTCGATGGCGGGCTACGCGCACCAGATCAGCCCCGCCGACCGCTGGGCCATCGTGTCGTACATCCGCGCGCTGCAGCTCTCGCAGTACGCCTCCGCCGAGGACGTCCCCGTGCCCGTCCGCGAGCGCCTCGCGACCTACAACCCGAACGTCAACCCGTCGAACTAG
- a CDS encoding DUF3341 domain-containing protein, with protein MSLLSGRPDANVGLLAQFSNPGTLYDAVKEIRKRGYTRIEAYSPFPIHGMDKAMGLSYSKLGYLVFIGAITGCSLAFLMQWWMNAVDYPINISNKPLFAFEPSVPVAFELTVLFSALTAVGGMLALNGLPRPYNPLFFSKRFARVTDDAFFLQVEAVDGKYDEMATAELLYEIGAMSVEVVGHEGTRDIARGGQAESIEVPEPVVNA; from the coding sequence ATGAGCCTCCTCTCTGGCCGCCCGGACGCCAACGTAGGCCTGCTCGCGCAGTTCTCGAACCCTGGCACGCTCTACGACGCCGTCAAGGAGATCCGCAAGCGCGGCTACACCCGCATCGAGGCCTACAGCCCGTTCCCGATCCACGGCATGGACAAGGCGATGGGCCTGAGCTACTCCAAGCTCGGCTACCTCGTCTTCATCGGCGCCATCACGGGGTGCTCGCTCGCGTTCCTGATGCAGTGGTGGATGAACGCGGTCGACTACCCAATCAACATCTCGAACAAGCCGCTCTTCGCCTTCGAGCCAAGTGTGCCGGTGGCGTTTGAACTGACGGTGCTTTTCAGCGCGCTCACCGCCGTCGGCGGCATGCTGGCGCTCAATGGCCTGCCGCGCCCCTACAACCCGCTCTTCTTCTCGAAGCGCTTCGCCCGCGTCACCGACGACGCCTTCTTCCTGCAGGTCGAGGCCGTCGACGGGAAGTACGACGAGATGGCCACGGCGGAGCTCCTCTACGAAATCGGCGCGATGAGCGTCGAGGTCGTCGGCCACGAGGGCACCCGCGACATCGCCCGCGGCGGCCAGGCCGAGTCCATCGAGGTCCCCGAGCCCGTCGTTAACGCTTAG
- the nrfD gene encoding NrfD/PsrC family molybdoenzyme membrane anchor subunit, which produces MSTPTATAAHEPQRIILEEEALVQGGLNFHDVTEAVAGHVEKRIPTAWYLAFTGACLLLSMMWFSLAFQVWNGTGTWGLNNPVGWGWAIVNFVWWVGIGHAGTLISAILFLFRQKWRTSINRAAEAMTLFAVACALIFPTFHVGRVWLVYYLLPIPNSMLMWPNFKSPLLWDVFAVSIYGSVSLLFWYVGLIPDLATIRDRVPTGDKATMRDKIRQKVYALLSLGWTGANRHWRHYERAYLLLAGLATPLVLSVHTVVSFDFAVSNVPGWHTTIFPPYFVAGAIFSGFAMVVTLMVLIRKVYNMENIITMGVLEKCNIIILVTGTIVGFAYITEFFIAWYSGVIFEQYAFINRMFGPYAWAYWAMMTCNLISPQVFWVKKFRRSIPIMFALSIVVNIGMWFERFVITVTSLHRDFLISSWDYYSPTIWDVTLYVGTFGWFSFLFLLFLRYAPMVAIAEVKAVMPQADPHFYHHEGDGGPGHAGGHGGDGGVTVTATPPPAAH; this is translated from the coding sequence ATGAGTACCCCAACCGCAACCGCCGCTCACGAACCGCAGCGGATCATCCTCGAAGAAGAGGCCCTCGTCCAGGGCGGCCTCAACTTCCACGACGTCACCGAGGCCGTGGCGGGCCACGTCGAGAAGAGGATCCCGACGGCGTGGTACCTCGCCTTCACCGGCGCGTGTCTCCTCCTCTCGATGATGTGGTTCTCGCTGGCCTTCCAGGTCTGGAACGGCACCGGGACCTGGGGCCTCAACAACCCCGTTGGCTGGGGCTGGGCCATCGTCAACTTCGTGTGGTGGGTCGGCATCGGCCACGCCGGGACGCTCATCTCGGCGATTCTCTTCCTCTTCCGCCAGAAGTGGCGCACCTCGATCAACCGCGCGGCGGAGGCGATGACGCTCTTCGCGGTGGCCTGTGCGTTGATCTTCCCCACGTTCCACGTCGGGCGCGTGTGGCTGGTCTACTACCTGCTGCCGATCCCGAACTCGATGCTGATGTGGCCCAACTTCAAGAGCCCGCTGCTCTGGGACGTGTTCGCGGTGTCGATCTACGGTTCGGTGTCGCTCCTCTTCTGGTACGTCGGCCTCATCCCCGACCTCGCCACCATCCGCGACCGCGTTCCGACGGGCGACAAGGCGACCATGCGCGACAAGATCCGCCAGAAGGTCTACGCCCTCCTCTCGCTCGGCTGGACCGGCGCGAACCGCCACTGGCGCCACTACGAGCGCGCCTACCTGCTCCTGGCCGGCCTCGCCACGCCGCTCGTCCTCTCGGTGCACACGGTCGTCTCCTTCGACTTCGCCGTGTCCAACGTGCCCGGCTGGCACACCACGATCTTCCCGCCCTACTTCGTCGCGGGGGCCATCTTCTCTGGCTTCGCGATGGTGGTGACCCTGATGGTGCTCATCAGGAAGGTCTACAACATGGAGAACATCATCACGATGGGGGTGCTGGAGAAGTGCAACATCATCATCCTGGTGACGGGCACGATCGTCGGCTTCGCCTACATCACGGAGTTCTTCATCGCGTGGTACTCGGGCGTCATATTCGAGCAATATGCCTTCATCAACCGCATGTTTGGCCCCTATGCCTGGGCCTACTGGGCGATGATGACGTGCAACCTGATCTCGCCGCAGGTCTTCTGGGTTAAGAAGTTTCGCCGGTCGATCCCGATCATGTTCGCGCTCTCGATCGTAGTGAACATCGGCATGTGGTTCGAGCGCTTCGTGATCACGGTGACCTCGCTGCACCGCGACTTCCTAATCTCCTCGTGGGACTACTACTCCCCGACGATCTGGGACGTGACGCTCTATGTGGGCACCTTCGGCTGGTTCTCGTTCCTGTTCCTGCTCTTCCTCCGCTACGCGCCGATGGTGGCCATCGCAGAGGTGAAGGCGGTGATGCCGCAGGCCGACCCGCACTTCTACCACCACGAGGGCGACGGCGGCCCTGGTCACGCTGGCGGCCACGGCGGCGATGGTGGAGTCACCGTCACGGCCACGCCGCCCCCCGCCGCGCATTAA